The following proteins come from a genomic window of Elusimicrobiota bacterium:
- a CDS encoding SAM-dependent DNA methyltransferase, which yields MARISKKGKPEASSSANVGFESKLWAAADALRGSMDPGEYKHVTLGLIFLKYISDAFEGKHAALLAEKAQGADPEDPDEYRAQGIFWVPPEARWAHLKAQARQSTIGQLVDDAMAGIERDNPALKGVLPKDYARPALDKQRLGQLIDMISNIKVGDEASRAKDVLGRVYEYFLSQFASAEGKKGGEFYTPRCVVKLLVEMLEPYKGRVYDPCCGSSGMFVQSVEFIRAHSKGNGNGGKAKADISIYGQESNYTTWRLARMNLAIRGIDSGQIAQGDTFHNDRHPDLKADFILANPPFNISDWGGERLREDKRWKYGAPPAGNANFAWVQHIVHHLAPAGVAGFVLANGSMSSNQSGEGEIRKQLIESDLVDCMVALPGQLFYSTQIPACLWFLARDRKDGKFRDRRGQVLFIDARKLGRMADRTHKELTDDDIARITTTYHAWRGEKEAGKYKDIPGLCKSAKLEEIQKHGHVLTPGRYVGAEAQEEDTEPFDEKMRRLVADFQYQVKQAKDLDAAIATNLKGLGFWK from the coding sequence ATGGCCCGTATTTCGAAGAAAGGAAAACCCGAAGCAAGCTCTTCCGCCAACGTGGGTTTTGAGTCAAAGCTTTGGGCGGCGGCGGATGCCCTGCGGGGCAGTATGGACCCCGGGGAATATAAGCACGTCACGTTGGGGTTAATCTTCCTTAAATACATTTCCGATGCTTTCGAGGGGAAACACGCGGCGCTTTTGGCGGAGAAGGCCCAGGGCGCCGACCCCGAAGACCCCGACGAGTACCGCGCCCAAGGCATCTTCTGGGTGCCGCCCGAAGCCCGCTGGGCCCACCTAAAAGCCCAGGCCCGCCAGAGCACCATCGGCCAACTGGTGGACGACGCCATGGCCGGCATCGAGCGTGACAACCCGGCGCTTAAAGGTGTGCTTCCCAAGGACTATGCCCGCCCCGCGCTGGACAAACAGCGTTTGGGCCAGCTCATCGACATGATCAGCAACATCAAAGTGGGCGACGAAGCCAGCCGTGCCAAGGACGTTTTGGGCCGCGTTTACGAATATTTTCTGTCTCAATTCGCCAGCGCCGAGGGCAAAAAAGGCGGCGAGTTCTACACTCCGCGTTGCGTGGTCAAACTTTTGGTTGAAATGCTCGAGCCTTATAAAGGCCGGGTTTACGACCCCTGCTGTGGCTCCTCCGGGATGTTCGTTCAGTCCGTAGAGTTCATTCGGGCGCACTCTAAGGGAAATGGCAACGGGGGCAAAGCCAAGGCGGACATATCGATTTACGGCCAAGAGTCAAACTACACCACTTGGCGCCTGGCCCGAATGAATCTCGCCATCCGCGGCATTGACTCCGGCCAGATTGCGCAGGGCGACACCTTCCACAACGACCGCCACCCCGACCTCAAGGCCGATTTCATCCTCGCCAACCCCCCGTTCAACATTTCTGACTGGGGCGGCGAACGCCTGCGGGAAGACAAACGCTGGAAGTACGGCGCGCCACCGGCGGGCAACGCCAACTTCGCCTGGGTCCAGCACATCGTCCATCACCTGGCCCCCGCGGGTGTCGCTGGGTTCGTTCTGGCCAATGGCTCGATGTCTTCAAACCAGTCCGGCGAGGGCGAAATCCGCAAGCAGTTAATCGAGTCCGACCTGGTGGACTGCATGGTCGCCCTGCCGGGTCAACTTTTCTATTCGACGCAGATTCCCGCTTGTCTGTGGTTCCTGGCCCGCGACCGAAAGGACGGCAAGTTCCGCGACCGCCGCGGCCAAGTGCTCTTCATCGACGCCCGCAAACTCGGCCGCATGGCGGACCGCACCCACAAGGAATTAACCGACGACGACATCGCCCGCATCACCACCACCTATCACGCCTGGCGCGGCGAAAAAGAAGCCGGGAAATACAAGGATATTCCCGGGCTCTGCAAATCCGCCAAACTGGAGGAAATCCAAAAACACGGCCACGTCCTCACCCCCGGACGTTACGTCGGCGCCGAAGCCCAGGAAGAAGACACCGAACCTTTTGACGAAAAGATGCGCCGCCTGGTGGCCGACTTCCAATATCAGGTCAAACAAGCCAAGGATTTGGATGCCGCTATCGCCACTAATTTGAAGGGTTTGGGCTTCTGGAAGTGA
- a CDS encoding ATP-binding protein, with translation MTTDFLDKSEVLKVIQGYNPWWEGGTTGAPKFNRLAFHACLHLFKNPTLRRAILLSGPRRVGKTTVLQQIVDHLIAQGQPPKSVIYISLDHPLLKLVTLPKILRLYHENIHPNGKPAVLLLDEVQYSQDWELEIKQLVDHHPEYRIVSTGSATAVIKDGINESGVGRWITLPVPTLSFYEFIRIRNETVPDIPSNTQPLDLFKMSPGELSGLAAKLRPLMPLFARYLLVGGFPETATQPDMNLCQRLLREDVVERVLKRDMTMLFGLRNVADLEKLFIYLCLHTGGMFSVKTCADALGTTAVTVSNHLAMLERAHLIYRLPPYALTGKKILKARYKFHLVDAALRNAVLLRGEEILSDPTEMGKIVETTILRHLFAYYYRDTPTLSYWNDPAPGKKREVDIVVSSPRYTIPVEVKYEESAPLGEKEGIVDFCRREDVERAYWVTKREEDFGLKEFPGDKTKYLKIPAHIFAYLLGRAERQAWEK, from the coding sequence ATGACAACAGACTTTTTAGATAAATCCGAAGTCCTCAAAGTCATCCAAGGCTATAACCCGTGGTGGGAAGGCGGTACAACTGGGGCCCCCAAGTTCAACCGCCTGGCCTTTCACGCTTGTCTCCACCTTTTCAAAAATCCAACCCTTCGCCGCGCCATATTGCTTTCCGGCCCACGCCGCGTGGGAAAAACGACGGTCCTTCAGCAGATCGTGGACCACCTCATTGCGCAGGGCCAACCGCCCAAAAGCGTTATCTATATCAGCCTCGACCACCCGTTGTTGAAGTTGGTGACTCTGCCCAAAATTCTTCGCCTTTACCACGAAAACATCCACCCCAACGGGAAACCCGCCGTGCTCCTGTTGGATGAAGTGCAATACTCCCAGGACTGGGAGTTGGAAATCAAGCAGTTGGTGGACCACCACCCCGAATACCGCATAGTTTCCACGGGTTCCGCCACGGCAGTGATTAAAGACGGTATCAATGAAAGCGGCGTGGGCCGCTGGATCACGCTCCCCGTGCCGACCTTGTCCTTTTACGAGTTTATCCGTATCCGAAACGAGACCGTTCCCGATATCCCTTCCAACACACAACCGCTGGATCTCTTTAAAATGTCCCCCGGCGAGCTTTCCGGTTTGGCCGCAAAACTCCGTCCTCTCATGCCGCTTTTTGCCCGATACCTCCTTGTGGGCGGCTTTCCCGAAACCGCCACCCAGCCGGACATGAACCTTTGCCAACGCCTCCTGCGTGAGGACGTGGTGGAGCGCGTGTTAAAGCGCGACATGACGATGTTGTTCGGCCTGCGGAACGTCGCGGACTTGGAAAAGCTGTTTATTTATCTCTGCCTACACACCGGCGGCATGTTTTCCGTCAAAACCTGCGCCGACGCTCTGGGGACCACGGCCGTAACGGTCTCCAACCACCTGGCGATGCTGGAGCGGGCCCACTTGATCTACCGCTTGCCGCCCTATGCCTTGACCGGGAAGAAAATTCTTAAGGCGAGATACAAGTTCCATCTCGTCGATGCCGCCCTGAGAAATGCCGTCCTTCTTCGGGGCGAGGAAATTCTGTCCGATCCTACGGAAATGGGGAAAATCGTCGAGACGACCATCCTTCGACACCTTTTCGCTTATTACTACCGAGACACCCCCACCCTCAGTTATTGGAACGACCCCGCCCCGGGCAAAAAGCGCGAAGTGGATATCGTCGTCTCCAGCCCCCGCTACACCATTCCCGTGGAAGTGAAATACGAAGAGTCCGCCCCTTTAGGAGAAAAAGAAGGGATCGTGGATTTCTGTCGCCGCGAGGACGTGGAAAGGGCTTATTGGGTTACCAAACGGGAAGAAGATTTCGGCCTCAAAGAGTTCCCCGGAGACAAAACCAAATATCTAAAAATCCCTGCTCACATCTTCGCCTACCTCCTCGGCCGCGCCGAAAGGCAGGCGTGGGAGAAATGA
- a CDS encoding DUF87 domain-containing protein, whose amino-acid sequence MSVENRNSADPIDNLAIGKIIEVDGAHIIAELDPGLTELSRVYAGETYPIGQFGSIVRIHFGRRLIYALVGRLRMKAEYESERGISSHAPSDERIIEADLFGEGEWSRDAAGTANLAFERGVATYPLPQQTVYLTPKSELRFIYGNGKGSVISLGEHVGSGGAPCFADMNELLGKHTAVLGSTGAGKSCAVSAIIHSVLERGTNAGLQTWKPQIVILDPHNEYGKAFKDHKRLSTDEGTLSLPYWLLDLDETIGLLIGKTEFAATSQSNIVKNALLTARMKSATEILTLDPTKLTVDAPIPYVLGDPTGMDEFGAKNGVKYEIGFVGAINAQRPTNNNKKDHEDYNKVLRKLDSLMKDERLAFLMKPWNGTGDPMTDVLAQFLGDGVPVRIVDLSGVPNEVAGTASAAIARTLFSLKVWQTPEERAMSPVLLVCEEAHRYVPNSGEAQYGAAQGAIRRIAKEGRKYGIGLMLVSQRPSEVESTVLSQCNSWIVLRITNEADREHVKGILPDSMSGLTKMLSGLRRQEAVFVGQAAILPSRIMIRDLAENQMPKSNDIDFEKGWQNVGMTASQLGVVASRWRYQKR is encoded by the coding sequence ATGAGCGTCGAGAATCGTAATTCTGCAGATCCGATAGATAACTTAGCCATTGGCAAAATCATTGAGGTAGATGGGGCACACATTATTGCTGAGTTGGATCCGGGGCTGACTGAGCTTTCGCGCGTCTATGCGGGGGAAACTTATCCAATCGGGCAGTTCGGTTCGATTGTTCGTATTCATTTCGGGCGCCGACTGATCTATGCGCTTGTTGGTAGACTTAGAATGAAGGCTGAGTATGAGTCTGAACGCGGCATCTCGTCTCATGCCCCTAGTGACGAAAGAATTATCGAAGCGGACTTGTTCGGTGAAGGCGAGTGGAGCCGCGATGCGGCAGGTACTGCCAACTTGGCTTTTGAACGCGGTGTCGCAACGTATCCCTTGCCTCAGCAAACGGTTTACCTCACACCAAAGTCAGAACTGCGCTTTATTTATGGAAATGGAAAAGGTTCCGTCATTTCCCTTGGAGAACATGTTGGGTCTGGGGGCGCTCCTTGTTTTGCGGACATGAATGAATTACTGGGCAAGCACACAGCTGTGCTCGGATCGACCGGGGCTGGCAAATCATGTGCGGTTTCAGCCATCATTCACAGCGTTCTTGAACGAGGAACGAACGCAGGGCTCCAGACCTGGAAGCCGCAGATTGTCATACTTGATCCTCATAATGAATACGGAAAAGCGTTTAAGGACCACAAGAGACTCTCAACAGACGAGGGCACTCTTTCACTTCCCTATTGGCTATTAGATTTAGACGAGACAATCGGCCTTTTGATCGGGAAAACCGAATTCGCCGCCACTTCTCAATCCAACATAGTCAAGAATGCTCTGCTCACGGCGCGGATGAAGTCTGCGACAGAAATTCTAACCCTCGATCCAACGAAACTCACTGTGGACGCTCCAATTCCATATGTTCTTGGTGACCCAACGGGTATGGATGAATTCGGTGCCAAGAATGGCGTGAAGTACGAAATTGGTTTTGTAGGAGCAATTAATGCTCAGAGGCCAACCAACAATAACAAGAAAGACCATGAGGACTACAACAAAGTCTTGAGAAAGCTTGACTCTCTCATGAAGGACGAGCGACTTGCTTTCTTGATGAAGCCTTGGAATGGAACCGGCGACCCGATGACCGATGTGTTAGCCCAGTTTCTTGGGGACGGCGTTCCAGTGCGGATCGTTGATTTGTCCGGCGTACCGAACGAGGTTGCGGGGACTGCGAGCGCTGCAATAGCCCGAACCCTATTCTCTCTAAAAGTTTGGCAGACCCCTGAAGAGCGTGCCATGAGCCCGGTCCTATTGGTTTGCGAGGAAGCTCATCGCTACGTGCCAAACAGTGGTGAGGCGCAATATGGGGCAGCTCAGGGTGCAATCAGACGAATTGCGAAAGAGGGGCGTAAGTACGGCATTGGGTTGATGTTGGTGTCGCAACGTCCGAGTGAGGTTGAGTCGACTGTGTTGTCGCAATGCAACTCTTGGATTGTTCTTCGGATCACGAATGAGGCTGATAGAGAACATGTCAAAGGGATCCTGCCGGATTCGATGTCTGGTTTGACAAAAATGCTTTCCGGGCTTCGGCGACAGGAAGCAGTTTTTGTCGGACAGGCGGCTATACTGCCATCCCGAATCATGATCAGAGATTTGGCTGAAAATCAGATGCCTAAATCAAACGATATCGACTTTGAAAAGGGTTGGCAGAACGTCGGCATGACCGCTTCTCAATTGGGTGTCGTTGCGAGTCGTTGGCGGTATCAAAAACGATGA
- a CDS encoding SIR2 family protein — MTTSDDLSALREKPFADAVAKLEELLAQSGRAFLIGAGCSTCAGLPVTSELTSAALKSSALDKTTKGILETICGLFEGSTNSNIEDYLSELVDLLAITERRSSRGAKQRETPLGKISCSEAQLRAAVDQIKRGIAEIFDKKLNIDIHQRFIRALHRPLRPGKPTSGQIVNYFVLNYDTLIEDGLAMERVPFADGLEGGVTGWWRPETFDRSEVAARVFKLHGSINWSELPNDPLPRRIGGSLQNAKEEGRRILIWPASTKYRETQIDPFAQMMARTRRVLRPSQGSQCVLMVCGYRFSDTHINIELDRALRESEGDLTLIVFTSDNEPSGQLAFWHRDANVTEQVLVFANRGFFHGTQSTPATRDLLWWKFENVTRLLEGER; from the coding sequence ATGACAACCTCTGATGACCTTTCCGCCCTCCGCGAGAAACCATTCGCTGATGCGGTCGCTAAACTTGAAGAACTGTTAGCTCAGAGCGGCAGAGCCTTCTTGATCGGGGCTGGATGTAGTACTTGTGCAGGCCTACCGGTAACGTCAGAACTCACTAGCGCAGCGCTCAAAAGTTCAGCGCTAGATAAAACAACCAAGGGAATTCTTGAAACGATTTGTGGGCTCTTTGAGGGTTCAACAAACTCCAATATAGAAGACTATCTCAGTGAACTGGTAGACCTTTTAGCGATCACTGAGCGCAGATCATCTCGAGGTGCCAAACAGAGGGAGACACCCCTTGGGAAAATATCATGCAGTGAAGCGCAACTTCGAGCGGCTGTTGATCAAATTAAAAGAGGAATTGCCGAGATTTTCGATAAAAAATTGAACATTGATATCCACCAGAGGTTTATCCGTGCCTTGCATCGACCCTTGAGGCCAGGGAAACCGACTTCTGGCCAGATAGTCAATTATTTTGTTTTGAATTACGATACCCTGATTGAGGATGGCCTTGCTATGGAACGCGTGCCATTCGCGGATGGATTAGAAGGTGGTGTGACTGGCTGGTGGAGACCTGAAACGTTCGATCGTAGTGAAGTCGCTGCTCGGGTGTTTAAACTCCACGGGTCAATTAACTGGTCTGAGTTGCCGAATGATCCGTTGCCTCGGCGAATTGGTGGTAGCCTTCAGAATGCAAAGGAAGAGGGGCGGCGAATTCTCATTTGGCCAGCTTCAACCAAATATCGTGAAACTCAAATCGACCCCTTCGCACAAATGATGGCGCGAACGCGACGCGTACTCCGGCCAAGCCAAGGCTCGCAATGTGTTCTGATGGTATGCGGATATCGATTTAGTGACACTCATATAAATATTGAGCTTGATCGCGCACTTCGGGAATCGGAAGGTGACCTTACTTTGATCGTATTCACATCTGATAATGAGCCGTCGGGTCAATTGGCTTTCTGGCACAGAGACGCTAATGTTACTGAGCAGGTTCTTGTGTTCGCTAATCGAGGGTTCTTTCACGGCACCCAATCAACACCCGCGACCAGGGACCTCCTTTGGTGGAAGTTTGAAAATGTCACTCGACTGCTTGAGGGAGAGCGATGA
- a CDS encoding nucleotide sugar dehydrogenase has protein sequence MTSSKKTETPSTIAVIGLGYVGLPLAAAFAEAGHAVVGIDVDPRRAADVARGVSHTNDLPTERLKPLVKAGRLTATTDFGRVRGRDAVIICVPTPLRKTKDPDLSYIVGAAEKIAPHVRRGQLIVLESTTYPGTTRELLMPILERGGLKAGRDFHLAFSPERVDPGNPKYGIRNTPKVVGGLTPACVRAAADLYSRVCEKVVSVSTPEAAEMVKLLENTFRAVNIGLVNEVALMCDRLKINTWEVIDAAASKPFGFMPFYPGPGIGGHCIPLDPHYLSWKLKTLNFNARFIELAGDINGRMPEHTVEKIAAALNDRERSLKGARVLVLGAAYKKDIGDVRESPALDVIHLLRAKGARVTYHDPYVPSLRVEGATLRSTPLTAATLKAQDLVAIITNHSVFDIDFVVKNARLVFDARNATRGVKSAGKVVTL, from the coding sequence ATGACGTCATCCAAAAAAACCGAAACCCCTTCCACCATCGCCGTGATCGGGCTGGGCTACGTGGGCCTGCCGCTCGCGGCGGCCTTCGCCGAGGCCGGCCACGCGGTCGTCGGCATCGACGTGGACCCGCGCCGCGCCGCCGACGTGGCGCGCGGGGTGTCGCACACGAACGATTTGCCCACGGAACGGCTGAAACCGCTCGTGAAAGCCGGGCGGCTGACGGCGACCACGGATTTCGGCCGGGTGCGCGGGCGGGACGCCGTCATCATTTGCGTGCCGACGCCGCTGCGGAAAACCAAGGACCCGGACCTGAGCTACATCGTGGGCGCGGCCGAGAAAATCGCCCCGCACGTGCGGCGCGGGCAGTTGATCGTGTTGGAGAGCACGACCTATCCGGGAACGACGCGGGAACTCTTGATGCCGATTTTGGAACGGGGCGGGCTCAAGGCCGGGCGGGATTTCCATTTGGCGTTCTCGCCGGAGCGGGTGGACCCGGGCAACCCGAAGTACGGCATCCGCAACACGCCGAAAGTAGTGGGCGGGCTGACCCCGGCCTGCGTGCGGGCCGCCGCCGACCTCTACAGCCGGGTGTGCGAGAAGGTGGTGTCGGTGTCGACGCCGGAAGCGGCGGAGATGGTGAAACTCCTCGAGAACACCTTCCGCGCGGTGAACATCGGCCTCGTGAACGAAGTGGCGCTCATGTGCGACCGGCTCAAGATCAACACCTGGGAAGTGATCGACGCCGCGGCCAGCAAGCCCTTCGGTTTCATGCCTTTCTACCCGGGGCCCGGCATCGGGGGGCACTGCATCCCCCTGGACCCGCATTATCTTTCGTGGAAGCTCAAGACGCTCAACTTCAACGCGCGGTTCATCGAGCTGGCGGGCGACATCAACGGGCGGATGCCCGAACACACGGTGGAGAAGATCGCCGCCGCCTTGAACGACCGGGAACGGTCGCTGAAAGGCGCGCGGGTGTTGGTGTTGGGCGCGGCCTACAAAAAAGACATCGGCGACGTGCGCGAGTCGCCGGCCTTGGACGTGATCCATTTGCTCCGCGCCAAGGGCGCGCGGGTGACCTATCACGACCCCTACGTGCCGTCGCTGCGGGTGGAGGGCGCGACGCTGCGCTCGACGCCGCTCACGGCGGCGACGCTCAAGGCCCAGGACCTCGTGGCGATCATCACGAACCACAGCGTGTTCGACATCGACTTCGTGGTAAAGAACGCGCGGCTGGTCTTTGACGCGCGGAACGCGACCCGCGGGGTGAAAAGCGCGGGCAAGGTGGTCACGCTGTGA
- a CDS encoding restriction endonuclease subunit S yields MRMRRIGHGGEWRETPLADIAVISSGKRPPLVVKEATADCQIPVIGGGGPSGFTNSALFDGGILITGRVGTLGKLFAPSVPSWPSDNALVIRPNSAETHPRFLRYALQRVIAQAADMNRGAANPLITQGDLGRLNVGHPSLPEQRAIAHILGTLDDKIELNRRMSETLEGMARALFKSWFMDFDPVRAKAAGRDPGLPKELAALFPDSFQDSELGEIPNGWELKPIEDLADVAGGTTPSTNEQTYWEGGIHAWVTPKDLSALSVPILLDTERRITDAGLRQIGSGLLPQGTVLLSSRAPIGYLAIAEIPVAINQGFIAMKTKGGTSNLFLLFWASIAHEEIMSRANGSTFLEISKANFRPIPVIKPTTEVMQAFDQILRPLYMRLVACARESNTLAKMRDTLLPNLISGDLRVKIKEMA; encoded by the coding sequence ATGAGAATGCGAAGAATTGGGCACGGGGGTGAGTGGCGGGAAACTCCACTGGCGGATATTGCGGTGATCAGTAGCGGAAAGCGACCGCCGCTCGTGGTCAAGGAAGCCACAGCTGACTGTCAGATCCCAGTGATAGGAGGTGGTGGACCCTCTGGATTCACCAACTCAGCCCTTTTTGACGGCGGAATCCTAATAACAGGCCGTGTAGGTACGCTCGGAAAACTCTTCGCGCCATCGGTCCCAAGCTGGCCCTCTGACAATGCGCTGGTTATCCGTCCAAACAGTGCCGAGACCCATCCACGCTTCCTTCGCTACGCGTTGCAGCGGGTGATTGCCCAAGCCGCCGACATGAACCGAGGTGCGGCAAACCCCCTCATCACTCAAGGAGACCTCGGCCGCTTGAATGTTGGTCATCCATCCCTTCCTGAACAACGCGCCATTGCCCACATCCTCGGGACGCTGGACGACAAAATTGAGTTGAACCGGCGGATGAGTGAGACGTTGGAGGGGATGGCGCGGGCGTTGTTTAAGTCGTGGTTCATGGACTTCGACCCCGTCCGCGCCAAAGCCGCCGGCCGCGACCCCGGCCTCCCCAAAGAACTCGCCGCCCTCTTTCCCGATTCTTTCCAAGACTCTGAACTCGGCGAAATTCCAAATGGCTGGGAGCTCAAGCCCATTGAAGATTTGGCGGATGTGGCCGGTGGAACAACGCCGAGTACCAACGAGCAGACCTATTGGGAAGGGGGGATCCATGCATGGGTAACCCCTAAGGACCTATCCGCACTATCTGTTCCTATTCTGCTCGACACCGAACGGCGGATTACCGATGCGGGGTTGAGGCAAATCGGCTCCGGACTGCTACCCCAAGGGACTGTCTTGCTTTCATCGAGAGCACCTATTGGATACCTAGCTATCGCAGAAATACCAGTTGCCATTAATCAGGGTTTCATTGCGATGAAGACTAAGGGTGGGACATCAAATCTCTTTTTACTTTTCTGGGCCAGCATTGCACATGAAGAGATCATGAGTCGCGCGAACGGCTCAACTTTTCTTGAGATTAGTAAGGCAAACTTTCGGCCAATCCCGGTTATCAAGCCTACTACCGAGGTGATGCAAGCGTTTGACCAGATTTTGCGGCCACTCTACATGCGTCTCGTTGCGTGCGCTCGTGAATCTAACACTCTCGCAAAAATGAGAGACACATTGTTGCCTAATCTCATTTCAGGAGACCTACGGGTGAAAATAAAGGAGATGGCTTAA